From one Prochlorococcus marinus XMU1404 genomic stretch:
- a CDS encoding serine hydroxymethyltransferase, translating into MEFIIFLSKLDREILDLLTKANYIVEENKIECLLNKEIKGLHNFKESKIIICTENAKRKTNYRNKKQLPNKDNFKTERAIRKALRHEATHAIQRCNNNRTIGDIKKLETKLHQSKRKALEFSTSNFSGTYAKEVEAYVLEDKPKKVKNLIKKYCL; encoded by the coding sequence ATGGAATTTATAATATTTTTAAGCAAATTAGATAGAGAGATTCTTGACTTATTAACAAAAGCAAACTACATAGTTGAAGAAAATAAAATTGAATGTCTCTTAAACAAAGAAATAAAAGGGCTACATAATTTTAAAGAAAGTAAAATAATAATATGTACTGAAAATGCAAAAAGGAAAACAAATTATAGGAATAAAAAGCAGCTACCAAACAAGGACAACTTCAAAACAGAAAGGGCAATAAGAAAAGCATTAAGACATGAAGCAACTCATGCAATACAAAGATGTAATAACAATAGAACAATAGGGGATATAAAAAAATTAGAAACTAAATTGCATCAAAGCAAGAGAAAAGCGTTAGAGTTCTCTACATCAAATTTTTCTGGCACTTATGCAAAAGAAGTAGAAGCTTATGTTCTTGAAGATAAACCCAAAAAGGTTAAAAACTTAATTAAAAAATACTGTCTTTAA
- the dnaG gene encoding DNA primase: MVHSIHPRTIQEIKEKADIVEVISEHIVLKKKGKEFVGICPFHDDTKPSMTVSPSKQFYYCFSCGAGGNSIKFLMEFTRANFSDVVLSLAKKNNINVENFEGPQLEAYKKQLSRKEELYKILRVTKNWFTSQLNNSLGVEAMKYLKSKRNLNNKIIDNFELGFAPNSWNDLFNYLSKVEKFPIDLILSSGLAISKDNSDKIYDRFRNRLIVPIHDMQGRVVAFGGRSLDGQEPKYLNSPESEIFEKGKMLFAFEKASSSIRKRDKAIIVEGYFDVISLHSKGITNSVASLGTALNKYQISQLCRCTDNKNIILNFDSDNAGILATKRVINEVESLSLHDQINLKILQIRDFKDPDEFLNSHTPEDYFNLIDNSSFWIDWEIDQIFKDKDLTKSEIFQSVISSLVKLLSKLPQSSIRTHYLQKVSERLSKGQARLAIQFEQDLRNQVKGFRWHGRSKKFEQPNEISRREKNESEIIFYYLHCPDLRLFIRDEFLKREINFFNTNYIQNLWEIISKIEQNNLGLNYLDDLKKPNSQILQKEFSAINLISLLPDYLALNNHQSSNKINIFINPNELFLTLLSNPKDNLLGTLSLLEKYNSLKRCRHLIESWGSQRLKTLENCISILIDNSSGPSNTSKEIDDLFKDLNSDAIKFQELYYLERQHINFLDKQRCGNFIAN, translated from the coding sequence ATGGTTCATTCTATACACCCTAGAACTATTCAGGAGATTAAAGAAAAGGCAGATATTGTTGAAGTTATATCTGAACATATTGTTCTTAAGAAGAAAGGGAAGGAATTTGTAGGAATTTGTCCTTTCCATGATGATACCAAGCCATCTATGACAGTATCACCAAGTAAACAATTCTATTATTGTTTTTCTTGTGGGGCTGGTGGTAACTCTATTAAATTTTTAATGGAATTTACTCGTGCAAACTTTTCTGATGTTGTACTATCTCTTGCCAAAAAAAATAATATTAATGTTGAAAATTTTGAAGGTCCCCAATTAGAAGCATATAAAAAACAATTATCTAGAAAGGAAGAACTTTATAAAATACTAAGAGTCACAAAAAATTGGTTTACGTCTCAATTAAATAATTCTCTCGGTGTTGAAGCAATGAAATATTTAAAATCAAAGAGAAACTTGAATAATAAAATTATTGATAACTTTGAATTAGGTTTCGCTCCAAATTCTTGGAATGATTTATTTAATTATCTATCCAAGGTAGAAAAATTTCCTATTGATCTAATATTATCTTCAGGTCTTGCAATTTCTAAAGATAATTCTGACAAGATTTATGATCGTTTTAGAAATAGATTAATTGTTCCAATACATGATATGCAGGGAAGAGTAGTAGCCTTTGGGGGCAGATCTCTTGACGGACAAGAGCCCAAATATCTTAATTCACCTGAATCAGAGATATTTGAAAAGGGAAAAATGTTGTTTGCATTCGAAAAAGCTTCTAGCAGTATTAGAAAAAGAGATAAGGCCATTATTGTTGAAGGTTACTTTGATGTGATTTCTCTGCATTCAAAAGGCATTACTAATTCTGTAGCTTCCCTAGGTACCGCTCTAAATAAGTATCAAATATCTCAACTATGTAGATGCACAGATAATAAAAATATAATCTTGAATTTTGATTCTGATAATGCAGGAATATTAGCTACAAAAAGAGTAATAAATGAAGTCGAGAGTCTATCTCTTCATGATCAAATTAATCTAAAGATACTTCAAATTAGAGATTTTAAAGATCCTGATGAATTTTTGAATAGTCATACTCCAGAAGATTATTTTAATTTAATTGATAATTCTTCTTTTTGGATTGATTGGGAGATTGATCAAATCTTTAAGGATAAAGACCTAACTAAGTCAGAAATTTTCCAGAGTGTTATTTCTTCATTAGTGAAATTGTTGAGTAAATTACCTCAATCATCAATCAGAACTCATTACTTACAAAAAGTTTCTGAAAGATTAAGTAAGGGTCAAGCTAGGTTGGCGATTCAGTTTGAACAAGATTTAAGAAATCAAGTTAAAGGATTTCGTTGGCATGGTAGATCAAAAAAATTTGAACAACCAAATGAAATTTCTCGGCGTGAGAAAAATGAATCTGAAATAATTTTTTATTATTTACATTGTCCAGATCTTAGGCTATTTATTCGTGATGAATTTCTCAAAAGAGAAATTAATTTTTTTAATACTAATTATATTCAAAATTTATGGGAAATTATTTCAAAAATTGAACAAAATAATTTGGGTTTAAATTATTTAGATGATTTAAAAAAACCAAATAGTCAAATCCTTCAAAAAGAGTTTTCTGCTATTAACTTAATTTCACTTCTACCAGATTACTTAGCGCTTAATAATCATCAATCATCAAATAAAATTAATATTTTTATTAATCCAAATGAGTTGTTTTTAACATTGCTGAGCAATCCTAAGGACAATTTACTTGGAACTTTATCACTTCTTGAGAAATATAATTCTTTAAAAAGATGTAGGCACTTGATCGAATCTTGGGGATCTCAAAGATTAAAAACTTTAGAAAATTGTATATCTATCTTAATTGATAATTCTTCAGGGCCTTCAAATACTAGTAAAGAGATAGACGATCTTTTTAAGGATTTAAATTCAGACGCTATTAAATTTCAGGAATTATATTATTTAGAAAGACAACATATTAATTTTTTAGATAAACAACGCTGTGGTAATTTCATTGCTAATTAA